A genomic segment from Sciurus carolinensis chromosome 1, mSciCar1.2, whole genome shotgun sequence encodes:
- the LOC124986867 gene encoding olfactory receptor 10R2 → MYLNIFYFFLTLLQVVAENFTGISEFLLVGFSSLGEIQLVLFVVFLLLYFVILSGNATIISVIRLDQSLHTPMYFFLGILSTSETFYTFVILPKMLINLLSVARTISFTCCAIQMFFFLGFAITNCLLLGVMGYDRYAAICHPLHYPILMSWQVCGKLAAGCGISGFLASLTVVNLVFSLPFCSANRVNHYFCDISPVIRLACTNTDIHEFVIFTCGVLVLVVPFFFICVSYLCILRTIMKIPSAEGKRKAFSTCASHLTVVVVHYGCASFIYLRPTADYVSNKDRLVTVTYTIVTPLLNPIVYSLRNKDVQLAIRKALGKKGSVKPFD, encoded by the coding sequence ATGTATCtgaatatattttacttctttctcacTTTGCTACAGGTTGTGGCAGAAAACTTCACCGGGATCTCCGAGTTCTTATTGGTGGGTTTTTCAAGCCTTGGTGAAATTCAGCTTGTTCTCTTTGTGGTCTTTCTCTTACTGTATTTCGTCATTCTTAGTGGCAATGCCACCATCATCAGTGTCATCCGCTTGGACCAAAgcctccacactcccatgtatttcttccttggCATCCTGTCAACATCTGAGACCTTCTATACCTTTGTCATCCTTCCCAAAATGCTCATCAATCTCCTTTCTGTGGCCAGGACCATCTCCTTCACCTGCTGTGCCATTCAAATGTTCTTCTTCCTTGGTTTTGCTATTACCAACTGCCTGCTCTTAGGTGTGATGGGTTATGATCGCTATGCTGCCATCTGTCACCCTTTGCATTACCCCATCCTTATGAGTTGGCAAGTATGTGGGAAACTGGCAGCTGGCTGTGGGATTTCAGGCTTCTTGGCCTCACTGACAGTAGTCAACTTAGTCTTCAGTCTCCCTTTCTGCAGCGCCAACAGAGTCAACCATTACTTCTGTGACATCTCACCAGTCATCCGCCTGGCTTGTACCAATACAGACATTCACGAGTTTGTCATATTCACCTGTGGGGTTCTTGTGCTTGTGGTTCCCTTCTTCTTTATCTGTGTCTCTTATCTCTGCATTCTGAGGACCATCATGAAGATTCCCTCAGCTGAGGGCAAACggaaagccttttccacctgtgcctCACATCTCACCGTCGTTGTTGTTCATTATGGCTGTGCTTCCTTCATCTATCTGAGGCCTACGGCAGACTACGTCTCCAACAAGGACAGGCTGGTGACTGTGACATACACCATTGTCACACCATTACTAAACCCCATAGTGTACAGCCTCAGAAACAAGGATGTTCAACTTGCTATCAGAAAAGCACTGGGCAAGAAAGGATCTGTAAAGCCATTTGAttga